A part of Dehalogenimonas sp. W genomic DNA contains:
- a CDS encoding ATP-binding cassette domain-containing protein encodes MINLDHVSFRYPDGTRALKDISLEIPTGQFWALLGANGCGKTTLQKLLVGLFKPTTGSILRDGRDLNKIKDTERFSQINLVFQDPNDQLFATTVAQDVAFGPVNLGLSSLEVESRTREALAEVGLTGLEDRPIHTLSYGQKRRAALAGVLAMRPAVILLDEPTSGLDPKGISAIMHLLRKVNRDKGTSIVVATHDVDLVPLFCDKVAILKSGELLSCGQPEDVFADEKLTRSAGLRLPRIAHLMEILEKEDGLSFTRRPLTIVAARQELKEVIRKAADNK; translated from the coding sequence TTGATAAATCTAGATCACGTTTCCTTCCGCTATCCCGATGGCACCCGGGCATTGAAAGACATTTCGTTAGAAATTCCGACTGGCCAGTTCTGGGCTTTGCTGGGCGCCAACGGTTGCGGTAAAACTACGCTGCAAAAGCTACTGGTTGGTCTTTTCAAACCGACAACGGGTTCCATTTTGCGTGATGGCCGGGATCTGAATAAGATCAAGGACACGGAACGTTTCTCTCAAATTAACCTTGTCTTTCAGGACCCCAATGACCAGCTGTTTGCCACGACCGTCGCCCAGGACGTCGCTTTTGGCCCCGTCAATCTCGGACTTTCATCGCTTGAAGTTGAATCACGAACCCGGGAAGCACTAGCCGAGGTTGGCTTGACCGGTCTGGAAGATCGGCCGATTCATACGTTATCCTACGGGCAGAAGCGACGGGCTGCCCTGGCTGGCGTCCTGGCGATGCGCCCGGCGGTCATCCTGCTTGATGAGCCTACCAGTGGGCTTGACCCCAAAGGCATATCCGCCATTATGCATTTACTACGCAAGGTAAACCGCGATAAAGGTACCAGCATTGTCGTCGCCACCCATGATGTTGACCTGGTTCCCTTGTTCTGTGACAAGGTCGCCATTTTAAAATCTGGCGAACTGTTGTCTTGCGGGCAACCGGAAGATGTATTTGCCGATGAAAAACTCACTCGGTCTGCCGGGTTACGGTTGCCCCGTATCGCTCACCTTATGGAAATACTGGAGAAAGAAGATGGCTTATCCTTCACCCGCCGCCCGCTGACTATCGTTGCC
- a CDS encoding zf-TFIIB domain-containing protein translates to MNCPKDHSPMIVVEHDQIAVDYCPECRGVWLDRGELELIVERSCPVDTTVCLEAFFHRREATVKEAKRRCPICRQTMRKEKIGTAPEVVIDACVVREDGLWFDGGELHQVLNQLPVTDNSPAGGMMSFLREALKADAAD, encoded by the coding sequence ATGAACTGTCCAAAAGACCACTCGCCGATGATCGTTGTTGAACATGATCAGATCGCCGTTGACTATTGCCCGGAATGCCGCGGCGTATGGCTGGATCGGGGTGAACTGGAACTGATTGTGGAAAGAAGCTGCCCGGTTGACACAACGGTTTGTCTGGAAGCCTTTTTTCATCGCCGGGAGGCCACCGTCAAAGAAGCCAAACGCCGGTGCCCTATCTGTCGGCAGACGATGCGCAAGGAGAAGATCGGTACCGCCCCGGAAGTGGTTATAGACGCCTGCGTCGTTCGGGAAGACGGTCTTTGGTTTGACGGCGGGGAGTTGCATCAGGTACTTAATCAATTGCCGGTAACAGATAATTCGCCCGCCGGCGGCATGATGTCATTTTTACGCGAAGCCCTTAAGGCCGATGCGGCCGATTAA
- a CDS encoding YfhL family 4Fe-4S dicluster ferredoxin, translating to MAFKITEECISCGACEPECPNNAITEGETVYVIDPVRCTECVGSFSTKQCADICPVDSCVPDEANQESHEALLERWRGLHPGEEPKV from the coding sequence ATGGCTTTCAAAATTACCGAGGAATGCATCAGTTGCGGCGCCTGCGAACCGGAATGCCCCAACAACGCCATCACCGAGGGAGAAACTGTTTACGTCATTGACCCGGTCAGGTGCACCGAGTGCGTTGGTTCTTTTTCCACCAAGCAGTGCGCCGATATCTGCCCGGTTGATTCTTGTGTTCCTGACGAGGCCAATCAGGAATCTCACGAAGCGCTGCTGGAACGGTGGCGCGGCCTCCACCCCGGCGAAGAACCCAAGGTATAA
- the cbiQ gene encoding cobalt ECF transporter T component CbiQ: MADFHILEAAAASDSRLSRFDARLKVIIVIVAITVNLFSLNILAPLLVAGISLGSLTVSGIPLRLIRLRLGLPIVMAVIIFLTQLFLYGESVIGKIDVLGLTLSMYSEGLDRGLLIIGRVIGGAALVVWLSLSTPVEQLIGASRWFRIPKIIVEIMALMYRFIFVLLEEVIAIRQAQHLRLGYTRWRTGIKSISILAANLFFRAYDRADKVFEAMSLRGYSGNLVSVNKRVLSTIDYVWLSLALSLLIAIYFIGRVAL, encoded by the coding sequence TTGGCTGATTTCCATATTCTAGAAGCTGCAGCCGCCAGCGACAGTCGCCTGAGCAGGTTTGACGCTCGGTTGAAGGTGATTATCGTTATCGTTGCCATCACTGTAAACCTGTTCAGCCTCAATATTTTGGCACCCCTGTTAGTAGCTGGAATCAGCTTAGGCAGCCTTACGGTTTCCGGTATTCCCCTCAGGCTGATCCGCTTGAGGCTGGGGTTGCCTATTGTGATGGCCGTGATAATCTTTCTGACCCAGCTTTTTCTTTATGGAGAGTCGGTCATCGGTAAGATTGATGTTTTAGGGTTGACTTTGTCGATGTATTCTGAAGGTTTGGACCGTGGGTTGCTGATCATTGGGCGGGTAATTGGTGGCGCAGCTCTTGTTGTGTGGCTGAGCCTATCCACACCGGTAGAACAGCTTATAGGAGCCAGTCGCTGGTTCCGGATACCCAAAATCATCGTCGAGATCATGGCACTTATGTACCGTTTCATTTTCGTCCTCCTTGAGGAGGTCATCGCCATTCGTCAAGCACAGCATTTGCGCCTGGGTTATACCCGCTGGCGCACCGGCATTAAATCGATTTCCATCCTGGCAGCAAATTTGTTTTTTCGGGCTTATGATCGTGCCGACAAAGTCTTTGAGGCAATGAGTCTGCGAGGTTATTCCGGTAACTTGGTTTCAGTTAATAAACGCGTGCTTTCAACCATTGACTATGTATGGCTCAGTCTGGCACTATCGCTCCTTATCGCAATTTATTTCATTGGCAGGGTCGCGCTTTGA
- a CDS encoding energy-coupling factor ABC transporter permease produces MIQNRVNPVPTKISDKNRKSVIQGALTTVALLFLAPKQISAMHIAEGLLPAAWAIGWYILALPFLIVGVRMISTRVKEDRRILPLLGLVGAVVFLISIFPIPVPVAGTSSHPCGTPLGAILLGPFISTVLGAIALLFQALFLSHGGLSTLGANIISMAVVGSFVGFGVFWLTRRFGASLFLAAFAAGIIGDWATYTMTSLELASGLSVGNFGELWRTLIIGYAPTQLPLGVIEGLFTAAVVVAIAQRRPELLSNFFAPKKTAFQGATP; encoded by the coding sequence ATGATACAAAACCGAGTTAACCCTGTACCGACCAAAATTTCCGATAAAAACCGGAAGTCTGTTATTCAAGGGGCACTCACTACCGTAGCTCTTTTATTTCTCGCTCCTAAGCAAATTTCTGCAATGCATATTGCCGAAGGTCTCCTACCTGCAGCCTGGGCAATCGGCTGGTATATCCTGGCTTTACCTTTCCTGATTGTCGGCGTCCGGATGATCTCAACCCGGGTTAAAGAAGACCGCAGAATACTGCCGTTATTGGGTTTGGTCGGGGCCGTTGTTTTTTTGATCTCAATATTCCCCATCCCAGTACCCGTCGCCGGAACATCCTCTCACCCCTGCGGCACGCCTTTGGGTGCCATTTTGCTGGGACCGTTCATCAGCACCGTGCTGGGCGCCATTGCCCTGCTGTTCCAAGCACTTTTCCTGTCCCACGGCGGTCTTAGTACGCTGGGTGCCAACATCATCTCAATGGCGGTAGTCGGTTCTTTTGTTGGTTTCGGGGTTTTCTGGCTCACCAGGCGTTTCGGGGCTAGCTTATTTTTGGCTGCTTTTGCTGCCGGCATTATAGGCGACTGGGCAACGTACACCATGACCTCATTGGAACTAGCCTCCGGACTTTCTGTTGGCAATTTCGGTGAACTATGGCGGACTTTGATTATTGGCTACGCCCCAACTCAATTGCCCCTTGGTGTCATTGAAGGCCTGTTTACCGCAGCAGTGGTGGTAGCTATTGCACAGCGTCGCCCGGAATTGTTGTCAAATTTCTTTGCCCCCAAGAAAACCGCCTTTCAAGGAGCAACACCGTGA
- a CDS encoding M48 family metalloprotease, protein MWEQINANRNRSILLVIGMGALLVAVGYGIGVYFFNSAYAGVAVAAVVWIVMTLVGYFQGDSILLATAGAKKIEKKDHPRLFNVVEEMTIACGLPKMPDVYIIDDPALNAFATGRDPEKAAVAITSGLLQKLNRDELQGVIAHEMAHVKNRDVLLMSLTAVLLGTIVLLSYYFSRMMFFTGGGGSRRSNDSGGGGGAIIAIVGLVFIILAPIFAQLIYFAVSRRREYLADASAALYTRYPEGLASALEKLGASTNQVKAANQATAPMYTVNPFREHGRKAADLTSTHPPISERVKILRKMGGGISYQAYEKAAEEVAHHKIIPGSALVGEQPLAVREPSLEGAVGEPDKLARTRETQNLLFGISNYRKLDCKNCGTTLRLPPDYKAPTVRCPHCGTVNQTAQPA, encoded by the coding sequence ATGTGGGAACAGATCAATGCCAATCGCAACCGAAGTATTCTATTAGTCATCGGCATGGGGGCTTTACTGGTCGCCGTCGGATATGGCATCGGCGTCTATTTCTTTAATAGTGCTTATGCCGGGGTTGCCGTCGCCGCCGTGGTCTGGATTGTCATGACCCTCGTCGGTTATTTTCAGGGTGACAGCATCCTCCTGGCCACCGCCGGTGCCAAAAAGATTGAGAAAAAAGATCACCCGCGTCTCTTTAACGTGGTGGAAGAGATGACCATCGCTTGCGGCTTACCCAAAATGCCGGATGTTTACATAATTGACGACCCGGCGCTTAACGCCTTCGCCACCGGGCGTGATCCGGAAAAGGCGGCCGTAGCCATCACCTCCGGGCTGTTGCAGAAACTGAACCGCGATGAGCTGCAAGGGGTTATCGCCCATGAGATGGCGCATGTGAAAAACCGCGATGTCCTGCTGATGTCGCTGACCGCGGTGCTGTTGGGCACCATCGTGCTTTTGTCTTACTACTTCAGCCGCATGATGTTCTTTACCGGCGGCGGCGGTTCCCGGCGTTCTAATGACTCCGGCGGGGGCGGCGGGGCTATCATCGCTATCGTCGGCCTGGTCTTTATCATTCTGGCTCCTATCTTCGCTCAATTGATATACTTTGCTGTTTCGCGCCGGCGTGAATATCTGGCCGATGCCTCAGCGGCGTTATACACCCGTTATCCGGAAGGCCTGGCTTCGGCGCTGGAAAAACTGGGCGCTTCCACTAATCAGGTTAAGGCGGCTAATCAGGCCACTGCGCCCATGTACACGGTTAATCCGTTCAGGGAGCATGGCCGCAAGGCGGCGGATCTGACCAGCACCCATCCGCCTATTTCAGAGCGGGTCAAAATTCTACGCAAGATGGGCGGCGGGATTTCCTATCAGGCTTATGAAAAAGCAGCTGAGGAAGTAGCCCATCATAAAATCATCCCGGGTTCCGCTCTGGTCGGGGAACAGCCGCTGGCCGTCCGGGAACCATCGCTGGAAGGCGCGGTCGGGGAGCCGGACAAACTAGCCCGCACCCGGGAAACTCAGAACCTGCTTTTCGGTATCAGCAATTACCGGAAATTGGATTGTAAAAACTGCGGCACCACCCTGCGCCTGCCTCCTGATTATAAGGCCCCTACCGTGCGTTGCCCCCACTGCGGCACGGTTAATCAAACAGCTCAGCCGGCCTGA
- a CDS encoding CvpA family protein → MNWLDIVILVILALLVFRGLTQGLIKSLAGLLGLIVGVVLAGRFHESLAGSLFSFISNPDWANIVAYVAIILAVWIIFAVIAGILTRLASIVFLGWVNRLGGAVFALLMGVFIIGAALAAWAKFFGGDALTDSFMAGFLLDKFPFILSLLPSQFDTIKDFFQ, encoded by the coding sequence ATGAACTGGTTAGATATCGTCATATTGGTTATTCTGGCACTGCTGGTATTCCGGGGGTTGACTCAGGGGCTTATCAAGTCGCTGGCCGGTCTACTGGGGCTGATTGTCGGTGTAGTGTTAGCCGGACGGTTCCATGAGAGTTTGGCCGGCAGCCTGTTCAGTTTTATTTCCAATCCGGATTGGGCCAATATTGTGGCCTATGTTGCCATTATCCTGGCCGTCTGGATTATTTTTGCCGTCATTGCCGGCATATTGACCAGGCTGGCTTCCATCGTTTTTCTGGGCTGGGTCAACCGGCTGGGCGGTGCCGTCTTTGCTCTGTTGATGGGCGTGTTTATCATCGGGGCGGCTTTGGCTGCCTGGGCTAAATTTTTCGGCGGCGATGCCCTGACGGATTCCTTTATGGCCGGCTTCCTGCTGGATAAATTCCCATTTATTTTGTCGTTATTACCGTCTCAATTTGATACCATCAAGGATTTCTTTCAGTAG
- a CDS encoding precorrin-8X methylmutase, which produces MPVKQSQSAVIILSHGSPKADSVISIMTGLCSRLKRYLAPGIEIRWAAMQFNHPTLAESASALYQEGVRNVVIMPYFLYSGQHVSHDIPMMIDDISKEYPDFKLKLAGTLDRAESLIELVAERLGAAVPELLPHFDESAKANRPEEIEALSMEIIEANLPELSFNRSEREVVKRLIHASGEIPLASKIQMTANAVDSGISAFRAGKGVFTDVRMVGVGINRANAEKLGVQVICALDEKDLADEASATNQTRSAVAIKRLADRIDGAIVAIGNAPTALYALLELVDAGQIRPALVIGMPVGFVQAKESKEALVKRNVPYITVRGTRGGSNLAAAAVNALMKLAIAE; this is translated from the coding sequence ATGCCTGTCAAACAAAGCCAGTCTGCAGTAATAATTCTATCCCACGGCAGCCCAAAGGCCGATAGCGTTATTTCTATCATGACGGGATTATGTTCGCGCCTGAAACGTTACCTGGCGCCGGGCATCGAAATCCGTTGGGCGGCGATGCAGTTCAATCACCCTACCCTGGCCGAATCAGCCTCCGCCCTTTATCAAGAGGGAGTCCGGAACGTCGTAATCATGCCGTACTTCCTATATAGTGGCCAACATGTTAGCCACGACATCCCGATGATGATAGATGATATCAGTAAAGAATACCCGGATTTCAAACTAAAGTTGGCCGGTACTTTGGACCGGGCAGAAAGCCTGATTGAACTCGTTGCTGAAAGACTGGGCGCGGCCGTTCCGGAGTTGTTACCGCATTTTGATGAATCAGCAAAAGCCAACCGCCCGGAAGAGATCGAGGCTTTGTCCATGGAGATTATTGAAGCAAACCTCCCGGAACTGTCCTTCAACCGATCCGAAAGAGAAGTAGTCAAAAGGCTGATTCACGCCTCCGGCGAAATACCATTGGCTAGCAAAATCCAGATGACTGCTAACGCAGTGGATTCAGGCATCTCCGCCTTCCGTGCCGGTAAGGGCGTATTTACCGATGTTCGCATGGTCGGAGTGGGGATTAACCGGGCGAACGCGGAGAAGTTAGGGGTTCAGGTCATTTGTGCTCTGGATGAGAAAGATCTGGCCGATGAAGCCAGTGCGACTAATCAGACCCGGAGCGCCGTAGCTATTAAAAGGCTCGCCGACCGAATTGATGGCGCGATTGTGGCCATCGGTAACGCACCTACCGCTCTGTATGCGTTGCTGGAACTCGTTGACGCCGGCCAAATTCGCCCCGCCTTGGTGATCGGGATGCCGGTTGGCTTCGTCCAGGCCAAGGAGTCCAAAGAGGCACTGGTAAAGCGCAACGTCCCTTATATCACCGTTCGCGGCACCCGAGGCGGTAGCAACTTGGCGGCGGCGGCAGTCAACGCTCTTATGAAGTTGGCCATTGCTGAATAA
- a CDS encoding LemA family protein: MEIVLIVILVVIVLLVLALIGIYNGLVRLRNQVKNTWAQIDVQLKRRYDLIPNLVETVKGYAKHEREVFENVTKARNLAQQVSSSAPNVRAQAEGELSAVLSRLLAVAEAYPDLKANQNFLALQEELSSTENKISFSRQFYNDSVLGYNNKIQMFPSNIIAGMFSFVMSEFFEVKVEAERNAPKVSFN; the protein is encoded by the coding sequence ATGGAAATCGTCCTGATAGTCATCCTGGTGGTCATTGTACTGCTGGTGCTGGCGCTCATAGGCATCTACAATGGTTTGGTGCGCCTGCGCAACCAGGTCAAAAATACCTGGGCGCAGATTGATGTCCAGCTTAAACGGCGTTATGACCTCATCCCCAATTTGGTGGAAACGGTCAAGGGCTACGCCAAGCATGAACGTGAAGTCTTTGAAAACGTCACCAAAGCCCGCAATCTGGCTCAGCAGGTATCGTCATCCGCGCCTAATGTCCGGGCTCAGGCGGAAGGTGAGCTTTCCGCCGTGCTGTCCCGCCTGCTGGCGGTAGCTGAGGCCTATCCCGACCTGAAGGCCAATCAAAACTTCTTGGCTTTGCAGGAAGAACTGTCATCCACAGAAAACAAGATTTCCTTTTCCCGGCAGTTCTACAATGATTCCGTGCTGGGTTACAACAACAAGATCCAGATGTTCCCATCCAACATCATTGCCGGCATGTTCAGCTTTGTGATGAGCGAGTTCTTTGAGGTCAAGGTTGAAGCCGAGCGCAATGCGCCCAAGGTCAGCTTCAACTAG